From Candidatus Omnitrophota bacterium, the proteins below share one genomic window:
- a CDS encoding response regulator, whose amino-acid sequence MENHKKHPLSVLVVENSPVDSKMIHGMLEKSSYGVFHLECVSSLTEAYDCLRTRPYDVVLLDLNLPDSRGMATLQKLNAEFPALPIVVNTGAYEDALGLKAVTCGAQDYLIKSKYESYMLSKTLYYAVERKKFEQELQAAYDRLKDAQSQLIQVEKMNVVGGLASGVAHEVKNPLATILYGVEFLNTKLCTDDEQVLFTLKSLKDACQRANIIIKDLLDFASLSKLQRRPQELPPVIERALNLVKHQLDKGRIEVVRRYEDSLPPVSIDENRIEQVLVDLILNSALAMPDGGRLTISAVSKKLSRRGPDFDETVKEGYVIIVDIDDTGSGIAEENLTRIFDPFFTTRRAAGGVGLGLSIARTIVQSHDGLIRVENLKGGGARARVILRTVA is encoded by the coding sequence ATGGAGAATCATAAAAAACACCCCTTGAGCGTGCTGGTCGTTGAAAACAGCCCGGTGGATTCCAAAATGATCCATGGGATGCTGGAAAAATCCTCCTATGGCGTCTTTCATCTGGAATGCGTGAGTTCGCTGACGGAGGCTTATGATTGTTTGCGGACCCGCCCCTATGATGTCGTCCTCTTGGATTTGAATCTCCCGGACAGCCGGGGGATGGCAACGCTGCAAAAACTGAATGCCGAGTTCCCCGCTTTGCCTATCGTTGTCAATACCGGCGCCTATGAAGACGCGCTGGGTTTGAAGGCGGTCACCTGCGGGGCGCAGGATTACCTGATCAAATCCAAATACGAATCTTACATGCTCAGCAAGACCCTTTACTATGCCGTGGAGCGCAAAAAATTTGAACAGGAGTTGCAGGCGGCGTATGATCGCCTCAAGGACGCGCAGTCTCAGTTGATCCAGGTTGAAAAAATGAATGTCGTGGGAGGGCTGGCCAGCGGGGTGGCGCATGAGGTCAAGAATCCTTTGGCCACCATCCTCTATGGGGTCGAGTTTCTGAACACCAAATTGTGCACCGATGATGAGCAGGTCTTGTTCACATTGAAATCCCTGAAAGACGCGTGTCAGCGCGCCAACATTATCATCAAGGATCTGTTGGATTTTGCGAGCCTGTCGAAACTCCAGCGCCGGCCCCAGGAACTGCCTCCGGTGATTGAGAGGGCCCTGAATCTTGTAAAACACCAGTTGGACAAAGGCCGCATTGAAGTTGTTCGAAGATATGAGGATTCCCTCCCGCCAGTCAGCATTGATGAGAACCGGATAGAGCAGGTGCTGGTGGATTTGATTTTGAATTCCGCGCTTGCCATGCCGGACGGAGGACGGCTGACCATTTCCGCAGTCTCCAAGAAGTTGAGCCGAAGAGGCCCTGATTTCGACGAAACGGTAAAAGAAGGATACGTGATCATCGTGGATATTGATGACACCGGCAGCGGGATTGCCGAAGAGAATTTGACGCGGATTTTTGACCCATTTTTTACGACCCGCCGTGCGGCAGGGGGCGTAGGGCTGGGCTTGTCCATCGCCCGAACCATCGTGCAAAGTCATGATGGTCTTATCAGGGTGGAAAATTTGAAGGGGGGCGGCGCGCGCGCGCGCGTGATTTTAAGGACGGTTGCATAG
- a CDS encoding response regulator produces MGQRILVVDDEQEILDATSSVLRKRGFDVSTSLNGVTALQKIREQKPDLILADVLMPEMDGYTFYKELKNSPATSDIPVLIVTGRGKMEDTFKVIGVDGFITKPFTPQSLMDEIEHIFLMHQNRRKPEGEGPAGIPKKILGVSPRAEALSDMAEQAGRAGYVFESAKTGSEALAKILKIYPDVIFLDVLTEEVPCAELAGILRRLPQFGDKPIIGFCDYSAVDLGSVPARQKILKIHDLSKQFLSAGGTEYMGKYHYQLFIKTAVEHLRPKKTP; encoded by the coding sequence ATGGGACAGCGCATTTTGGTCGTGGATGATGAACAAGAAATCCTGGACGCGACATCTTCGGTCCTGCGCAAGAGAGGTTTTGACGTAAGCACCTCTTTGAACGGGGTGACGGCCTTGCAAAAAATTCGGGAACAAAAGCCGGATCTGATTTTGGCAGATGTGCTGATGCCGGAAATGGACGGGTATACGTTTTATAAGGAATTGAAAAACAGCCCTGCCACATCCGACATTCCTGTCCTGATCGTGACCGGGCGGGGGAAAATGGAGGACACGTTTAAAGTGATCGGGGTCGACGGTTTTATCACGAAGCCGTTTACACCCCAGTCGCTGATGGATGAAATCGAGCATATTTTTTTGATGCACCAGAACCGGCGAAAACCGGAGGGAGAGGGGCCGGCCGGTATTCCCAAAAAGATCCTGGGCGTCAGTCCCCGCGCCGAGGCACTGTCGGACATGGCCGAGCAGGCGGGGAGGGCCGGATATGTGTTTGAGTCTGCCAAGACCGGATCAGAGGCCCTGGCTAAAATTTTAAAAATCTATCCGGATGTTATTTTTCTTGATGTGCTCACCGAAGAAGTCCCATGCGCGGAACTGGCGGGAATCCTCCGTCGCCTGCCACAGTTTGGAGATAAGCCGATCATCGGTTTCTGCGATTATTCCGCCGTGGACCTGGGGAGTGTCCCGGCCCGCCAGAAAATTTTGAAGATCCATGACCTCAGCAAACAGTTTTTGTCGGCGGGTGGAACGGAATATATGGGAAAATATCACTACCAATTATTCATCAAGACGGCGGTCGAACATCTCCGGCCCAAAAAGACGCCATGA
- a CDS encoding NADPH:quinone reductase, translating to MKAICVEQFGGPDVMRLMDLPDPVPRAGEILVEVKAAGINPVDTYIRSGQYSIKPILPYTPGLDGAGVVVAVGEGVAGFSTGNRVFISGSVSGTYASLAACTKDQIYPLPDPLTFEQGAAIGIPYLTAYRALFFKAKAGARETVLIHGGSGGVGIAAIQLAKANHLKILATAGTPRGLDLVRGQGVDAAFDHSQPGYLDEIRAFQQDRGVDIILEMAAHKNLGEDLTLLAKNGRLVIIGSRGPVSLDPRAIMSREAVVLGLMNMSLDPSERAKAFAAIVLALNKNIISPVISRRFPLTEAPQAHETVMQPGAAGKIVLIPAP from the coding sequence ATGAAAGCCATTTGCGTTGAACAGTTCGGCGGGCCGGATGTGATGCGCCTGATGGATTTGCCGGACCCCGTGCCGAGGGCCGGGGAGATCCTTGTGGAAGTCAAAGCCGCCGGGATCAATCCGGTGGACACTTATATCCGTTCCGGCCAGTATTCGATCAAGCCGATCCTTCCGTACACGCCTGGACTTGACGGCGCGGGCGTTGTTGTGGCGGTGGGGGAAGGCGTCGCGGGTTTCAGCACCGGGAACCGCGTTTTCATTTCCGGAAGCGTGAGCGGCACCTACGCATCTTTGGCCGCCTGCACGAAAGACCAGATTTATCCATTGCCGGATCCGTTGACCTTTGAGCAGGGAGCGGCCATCGGCATCCCTTATTTGACGGCTTACCGGGCGCTTTTTTTCAAGGCCAAGGCCGGCGCCAGGGAAACGGTTTTGATCCACGGCGGCAGCGGAGGGGTCGGGATTGCCGCCATTCAGCTCGCCAAGGCGAACCACCTGAAAATTTTGGCCACGGCCGGCACTCCGCGGGGGCTGGATCTGGTCCGCGGCCAGGGGGTTGATGCGGCGTTTGATCATTCCCAGCCCGGGTATTTGGATGAGATTAGGGCTTTTCAGCAAGACCGGGGCGTCGATATCATCCTGGAAATGGCGGCACACAAAAATCTCGGAGAGGATTTGACGCTCCTGGCTAAAAACGGCCGGCTGGTCATTATCGGGTCCCGGGGCCCGGTCTCCCTTGATCCCCGGGCCATCATGAGCCGCGAAGCCGTTGTCCTGGGGCTGATGAACATGTCGCTGGATCCGTCGGAACGGGCCAAGGCCTTTGCCGCGATCGTCCTGGCCCTGAACAAAAATATAATTTCTCCGGTTATCAGCCGGCGGTTTCCGTTAACAGAGGCGCCCCAGGCGCATGAGACCGTCATGCAGCCCGGCGCGGCGGGAAAAATTGTTTTAATCCCGGCCCCATAA
- a CDS encoding serine protease, translating into MKTGLRILFCVLFAMAADGRASAEDARDAVVKIFVTANKMDFYRPWQSKGIRAGTGSGCVIAGNRILTNAHVVADSTFIQVRKESDPRKYTARLEAVGHDCDLAILSVEDPEFFKGIRALEFGALPSLQDAVTALGYPAGGDKLSITEGVVSRVEIIPYTQSSKKLLAVQIDAAINPGNSGGPVIKDGKLIGVAMQVMTNSQNIGYMIPTPIIDHFLKDWEDGQYGGFPSLGIDFHNTENKTLRAYYSLDQQNGGVLVTRVYPYSPAADELREGDVILALDGVPIAVDGTFEFRKGERLELSYLIDRNPAGHTIDISLIRQGKPEKKSILLKSYAGLVAPPNSFKEPPYFIYGGLVFTVLSNDLLESWGAPWWEKAPIDFLNYLMGKGRLNPGERKEIVVLLEVLPDDINVGYHTYSNEVLARVNGENFKSFEEFVKLLNNNSQPYTIFETDQNARIILRNEGVGDATRKILLRNHIPSQYSTGVAAWLAQ; encoded by the coding sequence ATGAAAACTGGATTGAGAATCTTATTCTGTGTATTGTTCGCCATGGCGGCGGATGGCCGCGCCTCTGCGGAGGATGCCCGCGATGCGGTTGTCAAAATCTTTGTAACGGCCAATAAAATGGATTTTTACCGGCCCTGGCAGTCGAAGGGGATCCGGGCGGGCACAGGATCGGGATGCGTGATCGCCGGCAACAGGATCCTGACAAACGCGCACGTGGTTGCGGACAGTACGTTCATCCAGGTCCGCAAGGAGTCCGATCCCCGCAAATACACGGCCCGCCTCGAAGCTGTCGGTCATGATTGCGATCTGGCCATATTGAGCGTTGAAGACCCTGAATTCTTTAAGGGGATCAGGGCTCTGGAATTTGGAGCTTTGCCCAGCTTGCAGGATGCCGTGACCGCGCTCGGGTACCCGGCGGGAGGGGACAAGCTGTCCATCACGGAAGGCGTGGTGTCCCGCGTTGAAATCATTCCCTACACGCAGAGTTCCAAGAAGCTTCTGGCCGTTCAGATCGATGCCGCCATCAACCCCGGGAACAGCGGCGGGCCGGTGATCAAAGATGGGAAACTCATCGGCGTGGCCATGCAGGTCATGACGAACAGCCAGAATATCGGGTACATGATTCCCACCCCGATCATCGACCATTTTCTGAAGGACTGGGAGGATGGACAGTACGGTGGATTTCCTTCGCTGGGGATCGATTTCCATAACACCGAAAATAAGACGCTGCGCGCCTATTATAGCCTGGACCAGCAGAACGGCGGAGTGCTGGTGACGCGGGTTTATCCTTATTCCCCGGCGGCCGATGAATTGCGGGAGGGGGACGTCATCCTGGCGCTCGACGGCGTTCCCATCGCCGTGGACGGGACTTTTGAGTTCCGCAAGGGAGAGCGGCTGGAACTGTCCTATTTGATAGACCGGAATCCGGCCGGGCACACCATCGATATTTCTTTGATACGGCAGGGCAAGCCGGAAAAGAAATCCATTCTCCTCAAGTCTTATGCCGGCCTCGTCGCTCCCCCGAACTCTTTCAAGGAGCCGCCGTATTTCATTTATGGCGGACTTGTTTTCACGGTTTTGAGCAACGATCTGCTGGAATCCTGGGGCGCTCCGTGGTGGGAAAAGGCGCCGATCGACTTTTTAAATTATTTGATGGGAAAGGGGCGGCTGAACCCGGGAGAAAGAAAAGAAATCGTTGTCCTGCTGGAAGTCCTTCCTGACGACATCAATGTCGGGTATCACACGTACAGCAATGAAGTGCTCGCCCGCGTCAACGGAGAAAATTTCAAATCTTTTGAAGAATTTGTAAAGCTTTTGAACAACAATTCCCAGCCGTACACCATATTTGAAACTGACCAGAACGCGCGGATCATCCTTCGCAATGAAGGCGTGGGGGATGCGACCCGCAAAATTTTGCTTCGCAACCATATTCCCTCCCAGTATTCGACCGGCGTTGCGGCCTGGCTCGCGCAATAG
- a CDS encoding aminotransferase class V-fold PLP-dependent enzyme, whose protein sequence is MMKNYADDFGPFDGRIWLNTASEGPLPKVSVRALQEATEWKIKPFLLTRRKFQEVPQRLKSALARLVNTASQDIILGNSATYGIHLLANGLPFHPGDEILLMQNDFPSDILPWLGLRKKGVVARQVAPREHIFSPEEIAGLLTDKTRLLCLPHVHTFSGFRLDVEAIGRICRERKVIFVLNISQSAGYHPVDLSAWPVDAVTSAGFKWLCGPYGTGFCWVRPDLRQNLDYNHAFWVNCLSGPDLETTGELSLPDDHGASRYDVFGTANFFNFHPWTASIEYLQSIGIPTVQKHNDGLVELLLKGLRNQGWQVISPTDMARRTALVVFSHARPEKNAGIFNRLLEQGICGAFWKNNIRIAPHLFNTPDDIARLINELKGLAGAV, encoded by the coding sequence ATGATGAAAAATTACGCGGATGATTTCGGTCCCTTTGACGGACGGATATGGCTCAACACGGCAAGCGAAGGCCCGCTGCCCAAGGTTTCCGTTCGCGCGCTTCAGGAAGCAACGGAATGGAAGATCAAGCCGTTCCTTTTGACCCGCCGGAAATTCCAGGAGGTCCCGCAACGCCTCAAATCCGCGCTGGCGCGCCTGGTGAATACCGCGTCCCAGGATATCATCCTCGGGAACAGCGCGACTTACGGGATCCATCTCTTGGCCAATGGATTGCCTTTCCATCCCGGGGATGAAATTCTCCTCATGCAAAATGATTTTCCATCGGACATCCTGCCCTGGCTGGGACTCCGGAAAAAAGGGGTCGTCGCCCGGCAGGTCGCCCCGCGGGAGCATATTTTTAGCCCGGAAGAAATCGCCGGATTGCTCACGGATAAAACGCGCCTGCTGTGCCTGCCGCACGTCCACACCTTCTCGGGGTTCCGGCTGGATGTTGAAGCGATCGGACGGATCTGCCGGGAGAGGAAGGTTATATTTGTTTTAAATATTTCCCAATCGGCCGGCTATCACCCGGTGGACCTTTCCGCATGGCCGGTGGATGCCGTGACATCGGCGGGTTTCAAATGGCTTTGCGGCCCCTATGGGACAGGTTTTTGCTGGGTCCGCCCGGATTTGAGGCAAAATTTGGATTATAATCATGCGTTCTGGGTGAATTGCCTATCCGGCCCCGACCTGGAAACGACAGGCGAGCTTTCCTTGCCGGACGATCATGGCGCCTCCCGGTATGATGTTTTCGGGACAGCCAATTTTTTTAACTTCCATCCCTGGACGGCGTCGATCGAATATCTTCAGTCCATCGGTATCCCAACGGTACAGAAGCACAATGACGGCCTGGTTGAGCTCCTTTTAAAAGGCCTTCGGAATCAGGGCTGGCAGGTCATCAGCCCCACGGACATGGCCCGGCGAACGGCCCTGGTCGTGTTCTCTCATGCCCGGCCGGAAAAAAACGCCGGTATTTTCAACCGGCTGCTGGAACAGGGGATCTGCGGGGCGTTCTGGAAAAACAATATCCGCATCGCGCCGCATCTTTTTAACACACCGGACGATATTGCCCGGCTTATCAATGAACTGAAAGGGTTGGCGGGGGCCGTTTGA
- a CDS encoding SdrD B-like domain-containing protein, translated as MRSPLILVCACWLAVCCVASAVETADPSQDSSYDLLIDLGRRALSSGEYDDASGYFLRAKEKDPSRPESSYYLGLIGRVQKRQSAVVVLGEDGTLTLPSIGKGNPLSPGPVKTTSRDELIEKRLRQESLAQKNRERRLPESKSSTPVVPAQPAAATKIAPSRSERTILMDDLLWASQPKTQIQLEKDHYIVLEGSTIDRFLVLNPNTIAVERLDRHHIKVAAVNRGTTFLHVWDDRGRWTFHIEGLFPQIKLPVPPGTEPTSVTRGRPFKLAYASNWSSFYTGPNAKEMERQNLSYTQWLGLYGYTPYGDVDAFSQFTKFQESTEVTGYGAGLTDGRVGPFEKFTLWGWDTSKRFSTLTLPGKYFRGVLWDAYAFDETINYTYLKGRDRSIFTFVSPDLVEEKNSYIEGGQITFFPKGDHQYALNYASGYGEARESFLKDRVFSAETRHKFNNWIITGEQAYDEEDYGRVAGAEYVSGDLVFRSQFRDIDRDFVTITGAPAGRGEIGGNLALNWSPGKVDFENYIDIFQDRFLPNPANPDALNYDMNTSILLPLGGTSSIRNSAFFTDTPGLISPRRSFRDSLTYSRSFEVLGGRTLSAYLGGTYQRNRFQIASSSDYDRRGVTSGLRLGIIKNLHYFIGYDYDWVEEIATGEVTNPNVITTGLNYSHRITKYVSGHWGISYRNEEEAGGNFSFLAGEDSWTGNVGLTFSPKPDVQVFADGRIRDVIAENAGGSDFTEGDIRLGLRSTWDLPIRWDRSGMIYGVVFKDINNNGRMEKGEDGIPGIRLRIGDIETVTDEHGEYFVSVKAQEVVVSVDMESVPPGALVKDALTQRVEIKHQKIQTVNFALNTRSGLYGVVYVDQNGNGRLDPKDIFIPRVKITLNKRDSVYTDFSGTYLFENIPPGRYTVDIDLNTIPIQYMPKIKLSNRIEVKEGTVYPLHVPLREKK; from the coding sequence ATGCGATCTCCTCTGATTTTGGTGTGCGCCTGTTGGCTCGCCGTTTGCTGCGTTGCCTCAGCCGTCGAAACCGCTGACCCGTCGCAAGATTCCAGCTATGACCTGCTGATCGATCTTGGGCGCCGCGCTCTCTCGTCCGGCGAGTATGACGATGCGTCCGGGTATTTCCTTCGCGCCAAAGAAAAAGACCCTTCCCGTCCAGAATCCTCATATTACCTCGGTCTCATTGGCCGTGTTCAAAAGCGTCAATCCGCCGTGGTTGTTTTGGGCGAGGATGGGACTTTGACCCTTCCATCCATTGGCAAGGGGAACCCCCTGTCCCCCGGGCCCGTCAAGACAACGTCGCGGGATGAGCTCATCGAAAAACGCCTGCGCCAGGAAAGCTTGGCGCAAAAAAACCGCGAACGCCGCCTCCCGGAATCAAAATCTTCAACCCCCGTTGTCCCTGCTCAGCCCGCGGCCGCAACAAAAATCGCCCCGTCAAGATCTGAACGGACAATCCTCATGGACGACCTTTTGTGGGCAAGCCAGCCTAAGACTCAGATCCAATTGGAAAAGGATCATTACATTGTCCTGGAGGGAAGCACGATTGATCGTTTTTTGGTGTTGAATCCGAATACCATCGCCGTCGAACGGCTGGACCGGCACCACATCAAGGTGGCGGCCGTCAACCGGGGAACGACGTTTCTCCATGTCTGGGACGACCGCGGCCGCTGGACCTTTCATATTGAGGGGCTCTTTCCGCAAATCAAGCTGCCTGTGCCGCCAGGGACCGAGCCGACCTCTGTGACGCGAGGACGCCCTTTTAAATTGGCTTATGCCTCCAACTGGAGTTCCTTTTACACAGGCCCCAACGCGAAAGAGATGGAACGCCAAAATTTAAGTTATACCCAGTGGCTGGGTCTGTACGGCTACACGCCTTATGGCGATGTCGACGCGTTCAGCCAATTCACCAAATTCCAGGAATCCACGGAAGTCACGGGGTATGGGGCAGGGCTCACGGACGGCCGGGTGGGACCGTTCGAAAAATTCACTCTCTGGGGGTGGGATACGTCTAAACGGTTTTCGACGTTAACACTGCCGGGTAAATATTTCCGGGGGGTTTTGTGGGACGCGTATGCATTTGACGAAACAATCAATTACACCTATCTCAAAGGCCGTGACAGGTCTATCTTCACGTTCGTCAGCCCGGATTTAGTCGAAGAGAAAAATTCCTACATTGAAGGCGGCCAGATAACCTTTTTTCCAAAGGGCGATCACCAATACGCCTTGAATTATGCTTCCGGTTATGGCGAGGCCAGGGAAAGTTTTCTCAAGGACAGGGTCTTTTCAGCAGAGACCCGGCATAAATTCAACAACTGGATCATCACCGGCGAGCAGGCTTATGACGAAGAGGATTACGGCCGGGTGGCCGGTGCGGAGTACGTCTCCGGGGACCTGGTTTTTCGAAGCCAATTCCGGGACATCGACCGGGATTTCGTGACGATCACCGGGGCCCCCGCGGGGAGAGGGGAAATCGGGGGGAACCTCGCGCTTAACTGGTCGCCAGGGAAGGTGGATTTTGAAAATTACATCGATATCTTCCAGGACCGCTTTCTTCCCAACCCGGCCAACCCGGATGCTTTGAATTATGACATGAACACATCGATACTCCTTCCTCTGGGCGGGACATCCAGCATCAGAAATTCGGCCTTTTTCACGGACACGCCGGGCCTTATTTCGCCCCGCCGTAGTTTCAGGGATTCGTTGACTTACTCGAGGAGCTTCGAGGTTTTAGGAGGGCGCACACTGTCCGCTTATTTAGGGGGCACGTATCAACGCAACCGGTTTCAAATCGCCTCCTCATCGGATTATGACCGACGGGGGGTGACGTCCGGCTTAAGGCTGGGGATCATCAAGAATTTGCACTATTTTATCGGCTATGATTATGACTGGGTCGAAGAAATCGCCACAGGAGAGGTCACCAACCCCAATGTCATCACCACCGGTCTGAATTACTCCCACCGGATCACAAAATACGTTTCCGGCCACTGGGGAATCTCGTACCGGAATGAGGAAGAGGCCGGCGGAAATTTCAGTTTTCTCGCTGGTGAAGACAGCTGGACCGGCAATGTCGGACTGACCTTCAGCCCGAAGCCGGATGTTCAGGTCTTTGCCGATGGCCGCATCCGGGATGTCATCGCGGAAAACGCCGGGGGGAGTGATTTTACCGAGGGAGACATCCGGCTCGGGCTGCGGAGCACCTGGGACCTTCCCATCCGCTGGGACCGGTCAGGCATGATTTACGGGGTCGTCTTCAAGGATATCAACAATAACGGGCGAATGGAGAAAGGGGAGGACGGGATCCCCGGCATCCGCTTGAGAATCGGCGATATTGAAACAGTCACGGACGAACATGGGGAATATTTTGTCTCGGTCAAGGCGCAGGAGGTGGTTGTGTCCGTCGACATGGAGAGCGTCCCCCCCGGGGCCCTGGTGAAGGACGCATTGACTCAGCGTGTGGAGATTAAACACCAAAAAATCCAAACTGTGAATTTCGCCCTGAACACAAGATCCGGTCTATACGGGGTTGTCTACGTCGATCAAAATGGCAACGGCCGGCTGGATCCGAAAGATATTTTTATCCCGCGCGTCAAGATCACGCTCAACAAACGGGACAGCGTTTACACCGATTTCAGCGGGACCTATCTTTTCGAGAATATCCCACCGGGCCGATACACGGTCGATATCGACCTGAACACGATCCCCATCCAATACATGCCAAAAATCAAATTGTCGAATCGCATCGAAGTGAAGGAGGGAACGGTCTATCCCTTGCATGTCCCGTTGCGCGAGAAGAAGTAA
- a CDS encoding cold-shock protein: MVKGKVKWFSNQKGYGFITPENGKDVFVHHSAIQGDGYRTLEEGQDVEFEIEVGPKGEQASKVVKL, translated from the coding sequence ATGGTTAAAGGCAAAGTGAAATGGTTCAGCAATCAGAAGGGTTACGGTTTCATCACCCCTGAGAACGGCAAAGATGTGTTCGTGCATCATTCCGCAATCCAGGGTGACGGTTACCGCACCCTTGAAGAAGGCCAGGACGTCGAATTCGAGATCGAAGTTGGTCCGAAAGGCGAGCAGGCTTCCAAGGTCGTAAAATTATAA
- a CDS encoding response regulator: MRRILIVDDEPSFTSIVKLNLEATGQYEVFMENRGSQALMTAVECKPDLVLLDVIMPDMEGPEVLYEFRNDERVRNIPVVFLTATVTPKEAHADNGVIGGRVFLAKPGTIGELVDCIEKYLPATG, translated from the coding sequence ATGAGACGTATACTGATTGTGGATGATGAGCCGAGTTTCACGAGCATCGTCAAACTGAATCTGGAAGCGACTGGGCAGTATGAGGTTTTTATGGAGAACCGGGGGAGCCAGGCGCTGATGACGGCCGTCGAATGCAAGCCGGATCTGGTCCTGCTGGATGTCATTATGCCCGACATGGAGGGGCCGGAGGTCCTTTATGAATTCCGCAACGACGAACGGGTCAGAAACATCCCGGTCGTTTTTCTGACGGCGACTGTCACGCCGAAAGAAGCCCATGCGGACAACGGCGTCATCGGAGGCCGCGTGTTTTTGGCCAAACCGGGCACCATAGGCGAACTCGTGGACTGCATAGAAAAATATCTGCCTGCCACAGGGTAG
- a CDS encoding tetratricopeptide repeat protein — MSAKSSLGIFLIFSLVFFSQNIASALLSEHPVDLYDKGLSILQSYRGDPKTLTEAKSVFARLIQKYPDSPFGYIGMSRYHMVDAYLYGNRYDMMKVRYDVLPLAVKALEMGPSVRAVHEHYALIEKIYTRFTEDQKHAQEILVLFPEKAETYYVIGTFLADQNENEKAMEFYKTGLEMKPSDSLKAKILNRMAFIQLKKMDSPGKAADLYEQVLTLRNGSPVVKGFLGMAYLKMKEYEKAEACLASALSLTESGVWQEALLQARGFLAAQHGDLAKAIQSLEEALQSRQDDFALHFKLGNLYYERGDFEGAYRHFANVIDLEPKYSGAYYFAGRSADSLGKAEVASDHFKKYLQLNSNGEEAEWIRKNVPEFSGNKN; from the coding sequence ATGTCGGCAAAATCATCTCTCGGAATTTTCCTCATTTTCAGCCTGGTCTTTTTTTCACAAAATATCGCTTCCGCCCTGCTGTCAGAGCATCCCGTTGATCTCTATGACAAAGGGCTGTCCATCCTGCAATCCTACCGCGGCGATCCCAAAACGTTGACCGAAGCAAAATCCGTTTTCGCGCGCCTGATTCAAAAATATCCGGATTCGCCATTTGGGTACATCGGGATGAGCCGTTACCATATGGTGGATGCCTATCTTTACGGCAACCGCTACGATATGATGAAGGTGCGGTATGACGTCCTGCCGCTTGCGGTGAAGGCCCTGGAAATGGGGCCCTCGGTCCGCGCCGTGCATGAACATTATGCGCTGATCGAAAAAATTTATACCCGGTTTACCGAAGATCAAAAACATGCGCAGGAAATCCTGGTCCTGTTCCCGGAAAAGGCCGAAACCTATTACGTGATCGGTACTTTTCTCGCGGACCAGAATGAGAACGAGAAGGCCATGGAGTTTTATAAAACAGGATTGGAAATGAAACCGTCCGACTCCCTGAAGGCAAAAATCCTGAACCGGATGGCGTTCATCCAATTGAAGAAAATGGACAGCCCGGGGAAGGCGGCGGACCTCTATGAGCAGGTTTTGACGCTTCGCAACGGATCCCCTGTGGTCAAGGGTTTTTTGGGGATGGCCTACCTAAAGATGAAGGAGTACGAGAAAGCCGAGGCATGTTTGGCCTCCGCGTTGTCCTTGACAGAAAGCGGTGTCTGGCAGGAAGCGCTTTTGCAGGCCAGGGGATTCCTGGCGGCCCAACATGGAGATTTGGCCAAAGCCATTCAGTCTCTGGAGGAAGCCCTCCAGTCCCGGCAGGACGATTTCGCCCTGCATTTCAAGCTGGGAAATCTGTATTATGAGCGCGGCGATTTTGAGGGCGCGTACCGGCATTTTGCGAACGTCATTGATCTCGAGCCGAAGTATTCCGGGGCGTATTATTTCGCCGGCCGGTCCGCGGACTCTTTGGGCAAGGCCGAGGTGGCGTCAGATCATTTCAAGAAATACCTGCAGTTGAACTCCAACGGTGAAGAGGCGGAATGGATCCGGAAAAACGTTCCTGAATTTTCCGGGAATAAAAATTAA